The genomic interval ggaaagaggcagcatatacagtgttcaggtgtcaggagaccaagaggggacaagttagggggaaagaggcagcatatacagtgttcaggtgtcaggagaccaagaggggacaagttagggggaaagaggcagcatatacagtgttcaggtgtcaggagaccaagaggggacaagttagggggaaagaggcagcatatacagtgttcaggtgtcaggagaccaagaggggacaagttagggggaaagaggcagcatatacagtgttcaggtgtcaggagaccaagaggggacaagttagggggaagtggcagcatatacagtgttcaggtgtcaggagaccaagaggggacaagttagggggaaagaggcagcatatacagtgttcaggagaccaagaggggacaagttagggggggaagtggcagcatatacagtgttcaggtgtcaggagaccaagaggggacaagttagggggaaaggggcagcatatacagtgttcaggtgtcaggagaccaagaggggacaagttagggggaagtggcagcatatacagtgttcaggtgtcaggagaccaagaggggacaagttagggggaaagaggcagcatatacagtgttcaggtgtcaggagaccaagaggggacaagttagggggaagaggcagcatatacagtgttcaggtgtcaggagaccaagaggggacaagttagggggaaagaggcagcatatacagtgttcaggtgtcaggagaccaagaggggacaagttagggggaaaggggcagcatatacagtgttcaggtgtcaggagaccaagaggggacaagttagggggaagaggcagcatatacagtgttcaggtgtcaggagaccaagaggggacaagttagggggaagtggcagcatatacagtgttcaggtgtcaggagaccaagaggggacaagttagggggaagaggcagcatatacagtgttcaggtgtcaggagaccaagaggggacaagttagggggaagaggcagcatatacagtgttcaggtgtcaggagaccaagaggggacaagttagggggaagaggcagcatatacagtgttcaggtgtcaggagaccaagaggggacaagttagggggaagtggcagcatatacagtgttcaggtgtcaggagaccaagaggggacaagttagggggaagtggcagcatatacagtgttcaggtgtcaggagaccaagaggggacaagttGGGGGGGAAAgaggcagcatatacagtgttcaggtgtcaggagaccaaaaggggacaagttaggggggaaagaggcagcatatacagtgttcaggtgtcttaCTTCATTATGAAACGAAAGGTGTAAGGTCTCTGGAAAACTTCATGATCAGTGGTTGGCACACAGAAGGGACTTTGTCCTCACTAATCTGATCAACTTTCAGAACAGCAGAAAATGATTCTACAATTTTTGCAGTGGTGTGGAACCTAATGTCCAAGTCACatatgatgttgtccatagcagtaaaaaaaacactgtgttctgaaACACCATTGCTGCACTTTCCTGACCTCTTGAGAGGTCTCATCATGGAATCTCTTCCTTTTCCTCTGGCGGCTGTGTTCCTTGCTAAATGGAGGCGCAACATCTATTTGCGTAGCAATCCGTGTTTCCTCAGACAGGAGAGACTTCCATCTTTCAGAGCCTGCATCTCTTCCTTTAAGGCTCTGATATTGGCTGCCTCTGTATCAAGTGAGCTTTTTCCTGACTGGAGAATCACATTCCTGTCCTCAATGCATTGCAGTACATGTAATTATGCCAACCGACATGTCATTCAACACAATGCTGCTCACCTCCTTCTTCAGTTGGGagtagggctggttcaggggtatggggatggggtgacagggctggttcagggggtggggatagggagacagggctggttcagggctATGGGGATGTggtgacagggctggttcagggggtggggatggggagacagggctggttcaggggtatggggatggggtgacagggctggttcaggggtatggggatggggtgacagggctggttcagggggatggggagacagggctggttcaggagtatggggatggggagaccgGGCTGCTGAGTCTGAAGCTGCATCTGTTGGGCCTGGCTCCAGGCAGGGGCAGGGACAACTGATTTAGTATAAATAGCTTGCTAAAAGTTTGCCTGCATTGATTAAATGTTGGCTAAAAGAGGAGCGAAATGTAAACAATTTTCTGTGAAGATATTAATTAAGTAACTAATGATAGAGGAGCTAAAGTAGCTTGTTTGTCAGTCACTCTGTGTACTACAGATCCTGCGTATGTGACTGTATTAGCTGATAAGGAGGCTCTTTATCAGGGGTGTAGGGTGCAAGCAATCTCCGCGTAACAGTGAATTCCTGTCCGTTGGCTTTCTGTATAGGTCTGTGCTAAAGCCACCACACTCCCTCTTTATCAAAATGTCAGGAAAACGTGTTTAATTCGCATCAAAGGTGAAGGTGAATTGCAGATGTTCACTGCTTGTATTGATGGAATGGAATTGATGAAGTTCCTCTGCTGTGTCCTGGAATAGAAGGAATACAGCATGAATTAAGCGTTTCCAGAGCTTGATATGGCAAAATAATGGATTGTTAGGGCTGTAAATCACATTTCTCTCAAACAACCCCTGCATACAGATTAGCATAATTCGGTGTAATTTTACTGCCCATAGCAGTTCCCTTCTATTGAATGAACATGTCATTTTCAAACATGACAAAGTTCTTAGAACAAtctcagtcagttcaacaatacatttaGTGCTAGGGAGTGTACCAGTTGGTTGTTAACTAAGATAGTGTGCCCATAGCTCCTAGGCCTCCCTGGTGGGGGACATTTGTATACAGGGACTCAACATCAAAGCAGGGTTAGTATGTACAGTATTAATAGTCAAGCCATTCAAACCTGCCACTATGACAGTTGTTGTGATCACTTACCATTTCTGCTGGCTCCTCATGCAGTTTCCAGAGCACCTCAGAACATGGCCTCTCCTGGACAGTGGTCAGCCCTATTGTGTTCACCTACAGAGTGATCCAATGCCACAACCTGCTGGATGTTGGGAATGACACACTGCTATGTGGTCATATAGAGGACCAGGATGAGCTCAAGGCCTTCAGAAGCAACACCAAGCCCATCAAACGCTTCATTATCATTGATGAGACAGTCAATCAGCTCTATGGCTCCCAGGTCACCAGGTATTTTGAGGCCAGAAATGTTCTTTATAGGATCCTCCCACTGCCCACTACAGAGGAGAACAAGTCCATGGAGCTTGTGACCAGGATTCTGGAGGAGGTCCACAAGTTTGGCATAGACAGGCGCTCTGAGCCTATTATTGCTATTGGAGGCGGGGTGTGTCTGGATGTGGTGGGCCTAGCTGCTTCTCTCTACCGGAGGCGAACCCCCTATATCCGTGTCCCGACCACCCTGCTTTCCTACATTGATGCCAGTGTGGGGGCCAAAACTGGAGTCAACTTTGCCAATGGTAAGAACAAGCTGGGGAGTTACATACCTCCGGTCGCAACATTTTTAGACCGGACCTTCATCCGAACTGTTCCTCGCAGGCAGGTTTCTAATGGAATGGCAGAAATGTTAAAGGTACTCATCATTGCAGCATGGGTACAGTATGCATGTGGGTTGAATACCTGAAAGCACCCTAACACATGACAAACTGAGCATGTCATCTTTCTAAAAGGACTAAGACTGTTGCTGTGCATTTGAGGCATATCTGGACAACAGTTATTTTGGACAAACATCCCTTAAGAGCAAGATGTGGTTGTATTTGTTTGCTGTCTTAACAGCAAGGTGTGGTTGTATTTGTTTGCTGTCTTAACAGCAAGGTGTGGTTGTATTTGTTTGCTGTCTTAACAGCAAGGTGTGGTTGTATTTTTTTGCTGTCTAATACACTATACTAATCACTATTACTAATGAAGGAAGAAAGTTAAGCACTTTTTACAAGACTAAATCACCCCATTGATAGTGGCTTACTTCCAAACTCTGTATGGAGCTAATAAATCAACCATCATTTGTTGTGTTCTAGATGGCTCTGATGAAACACAGGGGCCTGTTTGAGCTCCTGGAGACTAAAGGCAAGTACCTATTGGACTCCAGTTTCCAATCCCATGAGAAGATCAGTGGCTGCTGTGACCTGGAAGATGCTGCCTCTTCGTCCACACGGATTGCCATAGAAACCATGCTAGAGGAGTTGGCTCCCAATCTGTGGGAGGATGACCTGGACAGACTGGTGGACTTTGGCCATCTAGTCAGCCCTGAGCTAGAAATGGTAAAGATTTGATCACTGAGTTTATACTAGTGAACGATAAAAAAGGTGTATGGAGGGGATATGAAAGGATGGGGAGAAAGATATCAGGGAAGGTGTGAATGATCAGATATATTTTTGACAAGTGAAGATAATTTGACAAATGTGCATACAGTATAACTTTACCTTTGGAATGAACCTTTTTATTATCCTTTGCAGAAAGTGCTGCCTGCGCTGCTCCACGGGGAGGCGGTGAACATTGACATGTCCTTCATGGTGTACGTGGCCCACCAGAAAGGGCTcctgacaggagaggagaaggccCGGATCAGCCACTGCATGGTGGGTTTGGAGCTGCCTGTGTGGCACCAGGACTGCACTCTGGCCCTGGTGCAGAAGTCTCTGAGCGAACGACTGAAGCACTCTGCAGGGTCCCTGAGGATGCCTCTTCCCACAGGACTGGGATGTGCAGGTCTGGACATCTTTCCTTTAGGAACACCATCAGGCTGCCTTTTTATGTCAGTCTCAAAACATTCCTAGATattccatacagtatgtgttttGTAATAACCTAAACAAGAAAGCTCATTAACTATACTGTAGATTCTGTCTCATCTCTACAGAAATCTTCCATGAAATCAGTGATGAAATCCTGTACCAGGCTTTCAAGATCTGGTGTGATGACCTTGGTTCTTCTTGACATCTGGGGATAACAATATCCACACTGAATACACTGACGCTATGACGAGCTGGTGAAGATGAAATAGTGTGTTTCATATTCAATATGTTTCAGTCAACACACATTTACTTGAAGTCTAAATATgaataatatacagtgccttcagaaagtgttcacatccgttgacacaataccccataatgtcaaaatggaattatgtttttcgaaatgtttacaaattaataaaaaatgaaaagctgaaatgtcttgagtcactAAGCTTTCAACCTTtgtgttatggcaagcctaaatatgttcaggagtaaaaatgtgtgtAACAGGTCACATAGATtccatggactcactgtgtgcaataagtgtttaacatgatttttgaatgactacctcatctctgtaccacacagaTACAATTATCTAAAGGTCCTTCAGTCGAAAAgcgaatttcaaacacagattcaaccacaaagaccagggaggttttccaatgctttacaaagaagggcacctattggtaaaaaagcagacactgaatatcctcttgagcatggtgaagttattaattgcaGTTTGgacggtgtatcaatacacccagtcactacaaagatacaggcgtccttcataactcagttgccggggaggaaggaaactgctcagggattccaccatgaggccaatggtgacattaaaacagttatagagtttaatggctgtgacaggagaactgaggatggatcaacaacattgtacttactccacaataataacctaattgacagagtgaaataaaggaagcctgtacagaataaaaaatattccaaaacgtcctgaatacaaagtgttatgtttgaggcaaaacacattactgagtacaactttccatattttcaagtatagtggttgctgcatcatgttatgggtatgcttgtaatcgttaatcCACCCGCTTTtcaagataaaaaaataaatgcagTGGTGCTAAGCACAGGcacaatcctagaggaaaacctggttcagtctgctttctacaAGACGCTgggagataaattcacctttcagcaggacaacaacctaaaacacaaagccacaTCTACAGTGGagatgcttaccaagaagacagtgaatgttcctgagtggccgagttacagttttgacttaaatagtCTTGAAAATCTATCGCAAGCcctgaaaatggttgtttagcaatgatcaacaaccaatttgatagAGTTTGAATATTTCTTTAAAGAATAATGGCCAAATGTTGCACAATAcatgtgtggaaagctcttaaatACTTTttagaaggatttttaagccttgagacaattgagacatggattgtatatgtgtgccattgagagagtgaatgggcaagacacaatatttaagtgcctttgaacggggtttgGTGCACCGGTTAAGTGTGTAAAGaattgcaacgctgctgggtttttcatgctcaacagtttcctgtgtgtatccataattgtccaccacccaaaggacatccaaccaacttgacacaactgtgggaagcattggccagcatccctgtggagcacttttgacaccttatagagtcaatttcccaacaaattgaggctgttctgaaggcaaaagggggtgcaacgcaatattaggaaggtgtccataatgttttttacactctgtgtatattagtgttttattccCATAAATGTTTTttacaaatgtaaaaaaacacatccactttgacattagagtattttgtgtatatCGTTGACCAAAAATTACAATTcaatcaattttaatcccactttgtaacacaataaaatgtggaaaaagtcaaggggtgtgaatattttctgaaagcactgtatatatTAACTATATTGGTGTGTCTTTGaacattatatactgtattctcatTAACCTCATTGTATACAGTGTAATTTCCCCATCATTCGTGTTTAGAGACAATTTGGGAAATACTTCAATAGAAAGAAAACATAGAAAGACCGGTAAACAATATTTTATTGACTTTCATATTTGTCACTAGTTTTCAAACTCAGTTCCAATGAATGAGCTTGATCGTGACACCACTGATCCATCCCTAACCAGTTTATGACCATcactacctccatctctcctggcAACAGAGCCGTCATCAGATTACAGTGGCAATCTCAGCAAAAGGCGTCGATCTGAACTATATAAATAGAATGAGTAGAGCTGACAGTTTGCTCAATGTGTGAACAAACATGGCTCTTTGAAATGTTAGTGGCATACCCAAACTGCCATGGTAGTGGGCCCGATCAAAATGAAAATGTGTATTTACAAATAATAAGCTTCAAATCAACTGTCACCATTGCTTTTATCGGACATGGTAGTTCTATGCATTCAGTGACATGCTGACCTGGGTTCAGTCAAAGGGCAGTGAGTGAATGACAGGCCTGTGTCTAGATATCAGCAGACAGACCTGGGTTCAGTTTGACCATGAGGGCCATTCTGCAGTGGATTGTTACTGCAGAGAATGCCCCTTTAAGTGCATGGGCTACTTTGTGCTGAGCTTAACCTTCTTCCTGATTGCCATTCTTCTTAAGTTATCGTTCTATAAATAAGGAAGAAACATCCACACATAAAGCTACATCAGCTAAGCTGTCAAAAAAACAAATGTTATTTCTTTCTTTACATATTTTAGACTTTGAATTTGGAAACACATTTTGGCAGTCAACACTGAGGTACATTACATTCAGAGAAATTATAGGTCGTAAAAAAGAAGCTGATAATTCAGTAAAACTACATTTTGATTATTGCCCTCTGAGTGGAATTCtgacataaaaaaaatatataaatagataGCATCAAAAACATCCCAAACAAAACGCATGGCCTGGAGAGACATTCTTACAGTCCAGTGTTAGAGGCCATGTGGTCACGGGGGGCCCATAGCATGGTCTTCTACTGTCTGACAAAATGCCCTTTCCTACTGCTTCCCTTAGGGACCTTGCAGTTCAACACTTCATACATGAAGCACCAAACaccagaaacaacaacaacatcccaGTGTATAGTAGTCCTCATAGGTCTGTggaaattttaaaaaacaactgTAAGGCACTTCGCTTCAATGTAAATCATTCTGCTGGCCGCTTCTTATTAATCATTACAACATAATAGATGACCATCCTAATGTGTCTAATGTCTTCTGGGCAAAACAGGCACAATACTGAGCTACAACTGTGATCATTGCATAGTTCCACAGACTTGAGGGTGCACTGTAACCATGCTCTCAATACAGAGGTGTAATGTACAGTAGATAGTTATTATCAAAGGCATATTTGAGTATTTTGCTAAGTTGTTAAATAGTAGAAATATACATTAACAGTACAGTTTATAGTTATAACTACAATCAATCATACAATAAATTGTATGCATTTAAAAACCCTAAATATAATATTGTtagtacatattttttttttaaatggttaccAACCAAACCATTTTTCAATTTATGGATGTCATTCCAGTGTTTTGAGTgtgtaatacatttttttaaaaatcccACAGCAGTGTCCTTATATTTCTTGGCAATATAAACATTCACGTAACTTAAAAAAGATCTGGAATATCTCAAAATGGATATTGGACAGGCAAATCCTAACAAGGGtacaacaaaacaaaaatgatttAGGAAATGGAccatttaaaaacaaaatgtatttttcttccTAGGAGATACACTTCTTAGGGCTCAATTCAATCCGTATCGAGGAAGGTCTGAGGTGTTACTGCTTGATTGTTATAGCAAGTCAATCCATTTAGCGGAAAATCCATGTTATAGCTTGATTGAAATTTAAAAGCAATGTTCCCGCGTTCGCAAGGACTATATTCATGTTAAACGCTGCATGTCTGCTCAAttggaaattacctttacattttaaCATCCCTGATACGTCCACGATACGTATTGAATCCAGCCCTTAGTGAGTATTTCTTGCAATACATTTCCATCATATTATCAGAAATATCTTCATAAAGCAAAATCTGCTCGTATTGAAATCACTGTTGCATTTCTGACAACATTGGTAGACTGACCACATTCTGTACTATATGTGAAATGTTTACAAATCCTCTGACTAAGGCATTGTCACATTCAAGTTCAATCTAAGATGACGGTAAGCACAAAAGTAATTAAAATAATGTATTATCGCTTCTGTCAAATTGTTCTGAACAGACTTGCTAAAAAGCAAGTAGTGTGTATCACACCAAAAATATATTTAACCGCAATTTTTAGCTTTCATTCCGAGGGAATTACAT from Oncorhynchus keta strain PuntledgeMale-10-30-2019 chromosome 27, Oket_V2, whole genome shotgun sequence carries:
- the LOC118359852 gene encoding 2-epi-5-epi-valiolone synthase-like, giving the protein MTEPTVSHSVNTQVMQSHENSDSDTSQQTEYSLLQVNGAWNRQTGGQTQKEGRLSAAKIFQSTSEHGLSWTVVSPIVFTYRVIQCHNLLDVGNDTLLCGHIEDQDELKAFRSNTKPIKRFIIIDETVNQLYGSQVTRYFEARNVLYRILPLPTTEENKSMELVTRILEEVHKFGIDRRSEPIIAIGGGVCLDVVGLAASLYRRRTPYIRVPTTLLSYIDASVGAKTGVNFANGKNKLGSYIPPVATFLDRTFIRTVPRRQVSNGMAEMLKMALMKHRGLFELLETKGKYLLDSSFQSHEKISGCCDLEDAASSSTRIAIETMLEELAPNLWEDDLDRLVDFGHLVSPELEMKVLPALLHGEAVNIDMSFMVYVAHQKGLLTGEEKARISHCMVGLELPVWHQDCTLALVQKSLSERLKHSAGSLRMPLPTGLGCAEIFHEISDEILYQAFKIWCDDLGSS